One Rhizobium sp. 9140 genomic region harbors:
- a CDS encoding DUF2256 domain-containing protein: protein MKEPRYTKSNLPQKICAACGRPFAWRKKWARDWDDVKTCSERCKGELRRKTSAGSPA from the coding sequence ATGAAAGAACCGCGCTACACGAAATCCAACCTTCCCCAGAAGATCTGTGCCGCCTGCGGACGACCATTCGCATGGCGCAAGAAGTGGGCGCGCGACTGGGACGACGTCAAGACGTGCTCGGAACGTTGCAAGGGGGAACTGCGTCGGAAGACATCAGCAGGGTCACCCGCGTAA
- a CDS encoding ABC transporter permease, with protein MRSDRLDRAPLPLKISACVGLLFLHLPILLIFLYAFTTEEKSYRFPPPGLTLQWFAVTWNRPDVWAALMLSVKVASLATAIALVLGTLCAAAVSRSAFFGREAVSLLVILPIALPGIITGIALRSAFSMADIPFSLFTIVLGHATFCIVVVYNNAVARFRRLSGSLVEASMDLGADGFQTFRYVILPNIATALLAGGMLAFALSFDEVIVTTFTAGQQSTLPIWMLEELIRPRQRPVTNVVAMVVVLVTLLPILAAYFLTRDGDRIAGAGK; from the coding sequence ATGCGCTCTGACCGTCTCGACCGGGCGCCGCTACCCCTGAAGATCTCGGCTTGTGTCGGCCTGCTGTTCCTGCATCTGCCGATCCTGCTGATCTTCCTCTATGCCTTTACCACCGAGGAGAAGAGCTATCGCTTTCCGCCGCCGGGGCTGACGCTGCAATGGTTTGCCGTCACCTGGAACCGGCCGGATGTCTGGGCGGCGCTCATGCTGTCGGTGAAGGTGGCGAGCCTTGCGACGGCCATCGCCCTCGTGCTCGGCACGCTCTGCGCCGCCGCCGTTTCCCGCTCCGCCTTCTTCGGACGCGAGGCAGTGTCGCTGCTCGTCATCCTGCCGATCGCCCTGCCAGGCATCATCACTGGCATCGCGCTCCGGTCGGCCTTCTCGATGGCGGATATTCCGTTCTCGTTGTTCACCATCGTGCTCGGCCATGCCACGTTCTGCATCGTCGTCGTCTACAACAATGCTGTCGCCCGCTTTCGCCGCCTGTCGGGCTCGCTGGTGGAAGCGTCCATGGATCTCGGGGCCGATGGCTTCCAGACGTTTCGCTACGTCATCCTGCCGAACATCGCGACAGCGCTTCTGGCCGGCGGCATGCTCGCCTTCGCGCTGTCCTTCGACGAGGTCATCGTCACGACATTTACCGCCGGACAGCAATCGACATTGCCGATCTGGATGCTGGAAGAGCTGATCCGTCCGCGCCAGCGGCCGGTGACCAATGTGGTCGCCATGGTCGTCGTGCTGGTGACGCTTTTGCCCATCCTTGCCGCCTACTTCCTCACCCGCGATGGCGACCGCATTGCCGGCGCGGGCAAATGA
- a CDS encoding ABC transporter ATP-binding protein: protein MTAILFENVSRHFGSVRAVDGVDLAVADGEFFAMLGPSGSGKTTCLRLVAGFEQPTSGHIEIFGETAEGVPPYRRNVNTVFQDYALFPHLSILDNVAYGLMVKGMGKTERRRAAKEALAMVALPGYGARKPGQLSGGQRQRVALARALVNRPRVLLLDEPLGALDLKLREQMQEELKTLQKTLGLTFIFVTHDQSEALSMADRVAVFQEGKVRQVGTPEEIYRRPKTRFVADFVGSSNVLSREQCQRLGLDAPAASLRPESILLGTPADDQLGLTGVPIAASFLGPINRLTLDCGGQRIVASLPAGTPVPANGIPITFAFDRQDLHVMEEA, encoded by the coding sequence ATGACCGCCATCCTCTTCGAAAACGTCTCGCGCCATTTCGGCAGCGTGCGCGCCGTCGATGGCGTCGATCTCGCGGTTGCGGACGGCGAGTTCTTCGCCATGCTCGGCCCCTCGGGCTCCGGCAAGACGACCTGCCTGCGGCTCGTCGCCGGCTTCGAGCAGCCGACATCCGGCCATATCGAGATCTTTGGCGAGACGGCGGAAGGCGTGCCGCCCTACCGGCGCAACGTTAACACGGTCTTTCAGGACTACGCGCTGTTTCCGCACCTCTCCATCCTCGACAACGTCGCCTACGGGCTGATGGTCAAGGGCATGGGGAAGACCGAGCGGAGGCGGGCGGCGAAGGAAGCGCTGGCGATGGTCGCCCTGCCCGGCTATGGCGCGCGCAAACCCGGCCAGCTCTCCGGCGGCCAGCGCCAGCGCGTGGCTCTGGCCCGGGCGCTCGTCAACCGGCCACGCGTGCTGCTGCTGGACGAACCCCTGGGCGCGCTGGACCTGAAGCTGCGCGAGCAGATGCAGGAAGAGCTGAAGACCCTTCAGAAGACGCTCGGCCTCACCTTCATCTTCGTCACCCACGACCAGAGCGAGGCCCTGTCGATGGCCGACCGGGTGGCCGTTTTTCAAGAGGGCAAGGTGCGACAGGTGGGGACGCCCGAAGAGATCTACCGCCGCCCGAAGACGCGGTTCGTCGCCGATTTCGTCGGCTCCTCCAACGTTCTCTCCCGCGAACAATGCCAGCGGCTTGGCCTCGACGCCCCCGCCGCCAGCCTGCGTCCGGAGTCGATCCTGCTCGGAACGCCCGCCGATGATCAGCTGGGGCTCACCGGCGTGCCGATTGCCGCGAGCTTTCTCGGCCCGATCAACCGGCTGACGCTCGATTGCGGCGGCCAGCGTATCGTCGCATCGCTCCCGGCCGGCACGCCCGTTCCCGCCAACGGCATACCCATAACGTTCGCCTTCGACCGGCAGGACCTCCACGTGATGGAGGAAGCCTGA
- a CDS encoding metallophosphoesterase family protein — translation MIYFTSDTHFGDPRVLRIDRRPFSTMADHDAALIANWNAIVGEDDEVWHLGDVISPRGDCAALLDALNGRKHLIIGNNDPETTTAAKGWSSVQAYAEILLDGQHLILCHYAFRTWNKMGKKSIDLHGHSHGRLKPMLRQFDVGVDAQGLRPVTLSELLIGRGTNP, via the coding sequence ATGATCTACTTTACCAGCGACACGCATTTCGGCGATCCGCGCGTCCTGCGCATCGACCGCCGCCCGTTTTCCACAATGGCCGACCACGATGCTGCTCTGATCGCAAATTGGAACGCCATCGTCGGAGAGGATGACGAGGTCTGGCATTTGGGCGACGTCATCTCGCCGCGGGGCGACTGCGCGGCATTGCTCGACGCCTTGAATGGCCGCAAGCACCTCATCATTGGCAACAACGATCCGGAAACGACGACCGCAGCGAAAGGCTGGTCGAGTGTTCAGGCCTATGCAGAGATCCTTCTCGACGGTCAACATCTGATTCTCTGCCACTACGCGTTCCGCACCTGGAATAAGATGGGCAAGAAATCGATCGATCTCCATGGGCATTCGCACGGACGCCTGAAGCCGATGCTGCGGCAGTTCGATGTCGGCGTGGATGCACAAGGGCTGCGGCCGGTGACGCTGTCCGAGCTGCTCATCGGACGGGGGACAAACCCGTAA
- the istA gene encoding IS21 family transposase gives MELYLKVRLACSEGMSRRQAAKHFNISRDSVSKMLSYSTPPGYQRQSPIRRPKLDAFVSTIDHWLDEDRQVPRKQRHTAKRVFDRLRDECGFTGGYTIIKDYMRERDQRRQEVFVPLSHPPGHAQADFGEAMVVIGGVEQKAHFFVLDLPHSDGCYVRAYPAAVAEAWVDGHVHAFAFFGAVPQSIVYDNDRCLVAKILPDGTRKRATLFSGFLSHYLIRDRYGRPGKGNDKGNVEGLVGYARRNFMVPIPQFATWEAFNTFLEEQCRKRQRDRLRGESETIGERLRRDLAAMRALPASPFDACDQASAKVTAQSLVRYKTNDYSVPVAYGHQDVWVRGYVNEVVIGGRGEIIARHPRCWEREDVVFDPVHYLPLIEQKINSLDQAAPLQGWDLPQEFATLRRLMEGRMAKHGRREYVQVLRLLESFELADLHAAVKQAIQLGAIGFDAVKHLILCRVERRPPRLDLSIYPYLPRATVETTSAKAYMRLLSSDAGEVA, from the coding sequence GTGGAATTATATCTGAAGGTTCGACTGGCTTGCTCGGAAGGCATGAGCCGGCGTCAGGCTGCAAAGCATTTCAACATATCGCGCGACAGCGTTTCCAAGATGCTGTCCTATTCGACGCCACCTGGCTATCAGCGACAATCACCGATCCGGCGGCCCAAGCTGGATGCGTTTGTCTCGACGATCGATCACTGGCTGGACGAAGACAGACAAGTGCCGCGCAAGCAGCGCCATACGGCCAAGCGGGTGTTTGACCGGCTTCGAGACGAATGCGGGTTCACTGGCGGCTATACGATCATCAAGGATTACATGCGCGAGCGGGATCAGCGCCGCCAGGAAGTGTTCGTGCCGCTGTCGCATCCGCCCGGCCATGCGCAGGCCGATTTCGGTGAGGCGATGGTGGTCATCGGCGGTGTCGAGCAGAAGGCGCATTTCTTCGTGCTCGACCTTCCGCACAGCGACGGCTGCTACGTGCGGGCCTATCCGGCGGCAGTGGCCGAGGCCTGGGTCGATGGCCATGTCCATGCGTTCGCTTTCTTCGGCGCCGTGCCGCAATCGATCGTCTACGACAACGACCGTTGCCTGGTGGCGAAGATTTTGCCTGACGGCACCCGCAAGCGCGCGACGTTGTTCAGCGGCTTCCTGTCCCACTACCTTATCCGGGATCGCTATGGCCGTCCCGGCAAGGGCAACGACAAGGGGAACGTCGAGGGTCTCGTCGGCTATGCCCGGCGCAACTTCATGGTACCGATCCCGCAGTTTGCGACATGGGAGGCGTTCAACACCTTTCTGGAGGAGCAGTGCCGGAAGCGCCAGCGCGACAGGCTGCGCGGCGAGAGCGAGACGATCGGCGAGCGCTTGCGGCGCGATCTGGCTGCCATGCGCGCCTTGCCAGCCTCGCCATTTGATGCCTGCGACCAGGCAAGTGCCAAGGTGACGGCGCAGTCGCTGGTGCGCTACAAGACCAACGACTATTCCGTCCCGGTCGCCTATGGCCATCAGGATGTGTGGGTGCGCGGCTATGTCAACGAAGTGGTCATTGGTGGCCGTGGCGAGATCATCGCCCGCCATCCTCGGTGCTGGGAACGGGAAGACGTCGTCTTCGATCCTGTCCATTACCTGCCGCTGATCGAGCAGAAGATCAATTCGCTGGATCAGGCAGCGCCCCTCCAGGGCTGGGACTTGCCGCAAGAGTTCGCTACGCTGCGCCGGTTGATGGAAGGCCGCATGGCCAAACACGGCCGGCGTGAGTACGTGCAGGTCCTCCGCCTGCTGGAGAGCTTCGAACTCGCCGATCTGCATGCGGCGGTGAAGCAGGCGATCCAGCTTGGCGCCATTGGCTTTGACGCCGTCAAGCATCTGATCCTGTGCCGGGTGGAACGCCGGCCGCCCAGACTGGACCTGTCCATCTACCCGTATTTGCCGAGGGCGACGGTCGAGACGACATCGGCGAAGGCGTATATGCGTCTCCTGTCGTCGGATGCGGGAGAAGTCGCATGA
- a CDS encoding ABC transporter substrate-binding protein produces the protein MIKILKSCTTLALSLAFATSAIAQEPLKTLGKGEGELSIVAWAGYIERGETDKAYDWVTDFEKSSGCKVSVKTAATSDEMVALMNEGGFDLVTASGDASLRLVAGKRVQPVNTDLIPSWKTLDARMQDAPWHTVKGVHYGTPYVWGPNVLMYNTEAFKGEPPKSWKVVFEEMTLPDGKSNKGRVQAYDGPIHVADAANYLMAHKPELGIKDPYELNEEQYKAALDILRVQRTLVGRYWHDAMIQIDDFKNEGVVASGSWPFQVNLLTAEKQPIAAVFPEEGTTGWADTTMLSSESAHPNCAYMWMEHSLSPKVQGDVSAWFGANPSVGAACKGNALLTDEGCKTNGYENFDKVKFWKTPVAKCAGQSECVPYHRWVSDYIGVIGGR, from the coding sequence ATGATCAAGATTCTGAAGTCCTGCACCACCCTTGCCCTCTCGCTTGCCTTTGCCACGTCCGCCATTGCACAGGAGCCTTTGAAGACGCTTGGCAAGGGCGAAGGCGAACTGTCGATCGTGGCATGGGCCGGCTATATCGAGCGCGGCGAGACCGACAAAGCCTATGACTGGGTTACAGATTTCGAGAAATCGAGCGGCTGCAAGGTCTCGGTGAAGACAGCCGCGACCTCCGACGAAATGGTCGCGCTGATGAACGAAGGCGGCTTTGACCTCGTCACCGCATCCGGCGACGCGTCACTCCGTCTTGTGGCCGGCAAGCGTGTGCAGCCGGTGAACACCGACCTCATTCCCAGCTGGAAGACGCTGGATGCCCGCATGCAGGATGCACCCTGGCACACGGTCAAGGGCGTCCACTACGGCACCCCCTATGTCTGGGGTCCGAACGTGCTGATGTACAATACCGAGGCGTTCAAGGGTGAACCGCCGAAAAGCTGGAAGGTGGTCTTCGAGGAGATGACCCTGCCGGACGGCAAGTCCAACAAGGGCCGCGTTCAGGCCTATGACGGGCCGATCCACGTCGCGGACGCCGCCAACTACCTGATGGCGCACAAGCCGGAACTCGGCATCAAGGACCCTTACGAGCTGAACGAGGAACAGTACAAGGCGGCACTCGATATTCTTCGTGTCCAGCGCACGCTGGTCGGCCGCTACTGGCACGACGCCATGATCCAGATCGACGACTTCAAGAACGAAGGCGTTGTCGCCTCCGGCTCGTGGCCGTTTCAGGTCAATCTGCTGACGGCCGAAAAGCAGCCGATCGCCGCCGTCTTCCCGGAGGAAGGCACGACCGGCTGGGCCGATACGACGATGCTGTCCTCCGAAAGCGCCCACCCGAACTGCGCCTATATGTGGATGGAGCATTCGCTTTCGCCCAAGGTTCAGGGCGATGTGTCCGCCTGGTTCGGCGCCAATCCTTCCGTCGGCGCTGCCTGCAAAGGCAATGCGCTGCTGACGGACGAAGGCTGCAAGACCAATGGCTACGAGAACTTCGACAAGGTGAAGTTCTGGAAGACGCCGGTTGCCAAATGCGCCGGCCAGAGCGAATGCGTGCCTTACCACCGCTGGGTGTCCGACTATATCGGCGTCATTGGCGGGCGGTGA
- a CDS encoding ABC transporter substrate-binding protein: MTLLNHILSRRAFARRSLASVAGAAVIATMMPMGAFAQDVTIPIIVKDTTSFYWQIVLAGARAAGKDLGVNVPELGAQAETDVNGQISILENAVAGSPAAIVISPTEFKALGKPVDEAAKSVPIIGIDSGADSKAFSSFLTTDNVQGGRIAADGLAAAIKQATGKDEGEIAIITNTPGAGSLEQRKEGFLDQIKSKYPGLKVVADKYADGQASTGLNIMTDLITANPNLVGVFASNLIMAQGVGQAIAENKLGEKVKVIGFDSDEKTVGFLKEGVLAGLVVQDPYRMGYDGIKTALAVSKKEKVEANVDTGANLVTKANMADPKIDALLNPKIN; this comes from the coding sequence ATGACACTGCTGAACCATATTCTTTCGCGTCGCGCCTTTGCACGTCGGTCGCTTGCAAGCGTTGCCGGCGCGGCGGTCATCGCCACGATGATGCCGATGGGCGCCTTCGCGCAAGACGTCACCATTCCGATCATCGTCAAGGACACGACCTCGTTCTACTGGCAGATCGTTCTCGCCGGCGCGCGCGCGGCCGGAAAGGACCTCGGCGTCAACGTGCCGGAGCTCGGCGCACAGGCGGAAACCGATGTGAACGGCCAGATCAGCATTCTGGAGAATGCGGTTGCCGGCAGCCCCGCAGCCATCGTCATTTCGCCGACGGAGTTCAAGGCGCTCGGCAAGCCGGTCGACGAAGCCGCCAAGTCGGTTCCGATCATCGGCATCGATTCCGGCGCCGACTCCAAGGCCTTCAGTTCGTTCCTCACGACCGACAACGTTCAGGGCGGGCGGATTGCGGCCGATGGTCTGGCTGCGGCGATCAAGCAGGCGACCGGCAAGGACGAAGGCGAGATCGCCATCATCACCAATACGCCTGGCGCCGGCTCGCTGGAGCAGCGCAAGGAAGGCTTCCTCGACCAGATCAAGTCCAAATATCCGGGCCTGAAGGTCGTCGCCGACAAGTACGCCGATGGTCAGGCCTCGACCGGCCTCAACATCATGACCGACCTCATCACCGCCAACCCGAACCTCGTCGGCGTCTTCGCCTCCAACCTGATCATGGCGCAGGGCGTCGGTCAGGCCATTGCCGAGAACAAGCTGGGCGAGAAGGTCAAGGTCATCGGATTCGACAGCGACGAGAAGACGGTCGGCTTCCTCAAGGAAGGCGTGCTCGCCGGCCTCGTGGTGCAGGATCCCTACCGCATGGGCTATGACGGCATCAAGACAGCCCTTGCCGTCTCCAAGAAGGAGAAGGTGGAGGCCAACGTGGATACCGGCGCAAACCTCGTGACGAAGGCCAACATGGCAGATCCGAAGATCGACGCTCTTCTCAATCCCAAGATCAACTGA
- a CDS encoding aldo/keto reductase, whose product MKTRKIGTTDLSVTEYSFGTAPLGGMYRTCPRDTAMETLEAAWNSGMRFFDTAPWYGFGLAERRVGDFLRDKPSGHYVLSTKVGRLLRPVADDKVPDFGFVDPLPFETDYDYSYDGIMRSVEFSYARMGLNRLDILFVHDIGVYTHGAERNAVYLRQLLDGGLKALDALKSSGAISAYGLGVNEVPVCLDVMRAADLDCILLAGRYTLLDRTAVSELLPLCAAKKTSLVVGGVFNSGILATGAVDGAHFDYGPASAEVLEKVAAMEKIAASQGVPLAAPAMQFPLQNPLVASVLLGTARPSSLTRNMALEARRLQPEDFGPYDAHTLVAPPLGTEAVRV is encoded by the coding sequence ATGAAGACGCGTAAGATCGGCACGACAGACCTCTCCGTCACGGAATACAGTTTTGGCACCGCGCCGCTGGGCGGGATGTATCGCACCTGCCCGCGCGACACGGCGATGGAGACGCTGGAAGCTGCCTGGAATTCCGGCATGCGGTTTTTCGATACGGCCCCGTGGTATGGCTTTGGCCTCGCCGAGCGTCGAGTCGGCGATTTTCTGCGCGACAAGCCATCCGGCCATTACGTGCTTTCCACGAAGGTCGGTCGGCTGTTGCGTCCCGTTGCCGATGACAAGGTGCCGGATTTCGGTTTCGTCGATCCGCTGCCCTTCGAAACGGACTACGACTATTCCTATGACGGCATCATGCGCTCGGTGGAGTTCAGCTACGCCCGCATGGGCCTGAACCGCCTCGACATCCTGTTCGTGCACGATATCGGCGTCTACACCCATGGCGCCGAGCGCAACGCCGTCTACCTCAGGCAGTTGCTCGATGGCGGCCTGAAGGCGCTGGATGCGCTGAAGTCAAGCGGCGCCATCTCCGCCTACGGTCTGGGTGTCAACGAAGTCCCGGTCTGCCTCGACGTGATGCGCGCGGCCGATCTCGACTGCATTCTTCTCGCCGGACGCTACACGCTGCTCGACCGGACCGCCGTCTCGGAGCTGCTGCCGCTCTGCGCCGCGAAAAAGACCTCGCTGGTCGTGGGCGGCGTGTTCAACTCCGGCATCCTCGCGACAGGCGCGGTCGATGGCGCGCATTTCGATTACGGGCCGGCCTCGGCGGAGGTTCTCGAAAAGGTGGCCGCCATGGAGAAGATCGCGGCGTCTCAGGGCGTGCCGCTGGCCGCTCCGGCCATGCAGTTTCCGCTGCAAAACCCGCTGGTCGCTTCCGTCCTTCTCGGCACGGCCAGGCCTTCCAGCCTGACGCGCAACATGGCGCTCGAGGCTCGCCGGCTTCAGCCCGAAGACTTTGGGCCATACGATGCGCATACCCTTGTCGCGCCGCCTCTGGGAACGGAGGCCGTGCGCGTTTGA
- the istB gene encoding IS21-like element helper ATPase IstB, with translation MNTQAPEILLTHYLKTLKLPSFQREYQKLARLCATEGVDHVGYLTRLAEREMIERDRRKVERRIKAARFPVVKSLDSFDFAAIPKLNRMQVLELARCEWIERRENVIALGPSGTGKTHVALGLGLAACQKGLSVGFTTAAALVSEMMEARDERRLIRFQKQMAAYQLLIIDELGFVPLSKTGAELLFELISQRYERGATLITSNLPFDEWTETLGSERLTGALLDRITHHVSILEMNGDSYRLAQSRARKAG, from the coding sequence ATGAACACCCAAGCACCCGAGATCCTTCTCACCCATTATCTCAAAACCCTGAAGCTGCCGAGTTTCCAGCGCGAGTACCAGAAGCTGGCCCGGCTGTGCGCCACCGAAGGCGTCGATCATGTCGGATACCTCACCCGGCTTGCCGAGCGGGAGATGATCGAACGGGACCGTCGCAAGGTCGAGCGTCGCATCAAGGCGGCCAGGTTCCCGGTCGTCAAAAGCCTCGACAGTTTCGACTTCGCCGCCATCCCAAAGCTGAACAGGATGCAGGTGCTGGAACTGGCGCGCTGCGAATGGATCGAGCGCAGGGAGAACGTTATCGCTCTCGGCCCCAGCGGCACGGGCAAGACCCATGTGGCGCTCGGCCTCGGCCTGGCCGCCTGCCAGAAGGGCCTGTCCGTTGGGTTCACGACAGCGGCCGCACTGGTCAGCGAGATGATGGAGGCGCGCGACGAGCGGCGTCTCATCCGGTTCCAGAAGCAGATGGCCGCCTACCAGCTGTTGATCATCGATGAACTGGGCTTCGTGCCGCTGTCAAAGACCGGCGCGGAATTGCTGTTCGAGCTGATCTCGCAACGATACGAGCGAGGCGCGACCCTGATCACCAGCAACCTTCCTTTTGACGAATGGACGGAAACCTTGGGGTCCGAGCGCCTGACCGGCGCTTTGCTCGACCGCATCACCCATCACGTCAGCATCCTCGAGATGAACGGCGACAGCTATCGTCTCGCCCAAAGCCGCGCCCGAAAGGCCGGCTGA
- a CDS encoding LysR substrate-binding domain-containing protein, with the protein MAFTLRQLQFFVAVAEQGSVTRAAQNLSISQSSITEAIKELESDLGVALFDRHPRGLHITHNGHQFLRHATKILAGVQDARRSFAETPEAATGKLNLGVTSLVAGYVLSDLLARYRRAFPSVDVSAIEDNGSYLEHLLVGGELDVAVMVISNLRDRMALQAEIIETSPYRLWLPLGHRLVSADIISISDVAQEPLIMLTVDEIEENTGKLLAALGARPHVAFRTRSVEAVRSLVATGAGIALLPDLVYRPWSLEGDRIESRDVSGALPVVQVGMVWRKGSSLPQSARDFIGVVENLRSGRGRN; encoded by the coding sequence ATGGCCTTCACGCTCCGCCAGCTTCAGTTCTTCGTTGCCGTTGCCGAACAGGGGTCTGTCACCCGGGCGGCACAGAATCTGTCCATCTCACAATCCTCGATCACCGAAGCGATCAAGGAACTTGAAAGCGATCTCGGCGTGGCGCTCTTCGACAGGCATCCGCGCGGCCTGCATATCACCCATAACGGGCACCAGTTTCTGCGCCATGCGACGAAGATCCTGGCAGGCGTGCAAGATGCCCGCCGCTCGTTTGCCGAAACACCGGAAGCCGCGACGGGCAAGCTCAATCTCGGCGTGACGTCGCTGGTGGCGGGCTATGTTCTGTCGGATCTTCTGGCGCGCTATCGCCGGGCATTCCCCTCGGTCGATGTCAGCGCGATAGAGGACAACGGTTCCTATCTCGAACATCTTCTCGTCGGCGGCGAGCTCGATGTCGCCGTGATGGTCATTTCCAACCTGCGCGATCGCATGGCGCTGCAGGCGGAGATCATCGAGACCTCGCCCTACAGGCTCTGGCTGCCGCTCGGCCATCGGCTCGTCTCGGCCGATATCATTTCGATATCGGATGTCGCGCAGGAGCCGCTGATCATGCTGACGGTGGACGAAATCGAGGAAAACACCGGCAAACTGCTCGCTGCCCTCGGCGCCCGTCCGCATGTGGCGTTCCGCACCCGCTCGGTGGAAGCCGTGCGCAGCCTTGTTGCCACCGGCGCCGGTATCGCGCTCCTGCCGGATCTCGTCTATCGGCCCTGGTCTCTGGAAGGCGACCGGATCGAAAGCCGCGACGTGTCCGGCGCCCTGCCCGTGGTGCAGGTCGGAATGGTCTGGCGGAAAGGATCGAGCCTGCCACAGTCCGCGCGTGATTTCATCGGCGTCGTGGAAAATCTGCGCAGCGGGCGCGGACGCAACTAG
- a CDS encoding ABC transporter permease → MASQVHQGNATMTPGRPGTGRLSDIFWRHPKLFLALLLCLPLLWLGVVYLGSLAIFLAQSLFAIDDFSGLVTYEPTLATYRQLFSDANFDIILRTVLMAASVTLASIVIAFPIAYYAARYAQGVWKAVFYLGVMLPLWSSYLVKIYAWKLILAKEGILTWLFTKLHLIWLLDAWLAIPFIGGNSLSVSYTGTFMVFVYVWLPFMILPIQAALERVSGSLVEASADLGARPRQTFRHVLLPLALPGIVAGSIFTFSLTLGDYIIPQIIGSSRLFIGQAVYAQQGTAGNLPLAAAFTLVPIVIMSAYLWAARRMGAFDAL, encoded by the coding sequence ATGGCCTCGCAGGTTCACCAGGGCAATGCGACGATGACCCCGGGCAGGCCTGGGACGGGTCGCCTTTCAGATATCTTCTGGCGGCACCCCAAGCTGTTTCTGGCCTTGCTTCTCTGCCTGCCGCTCCTTTGGCTCGGCGTCGTCTATCTCGGCTCGCTCGCGATCTTCCTCGCCCAGAGCCTTTTCGCCATCGACGATTTCTCCGGCCTTGTGACCTACGAGCCGACGCTTGCCACCTACCGGCAGCTTTTCTCGGACGCGAATTTCGACATCATCCTGCGCACCGTCCTGATGGCAGCGAGCGTGACGCTGGCCTCGATCGTCATCGCCTTTCCCATCGCCTACTATGCCGCGCGCTATGCGCAGGGCGTCTGGAAGGCCGTCTTCTATCTCGGTGTCATGCTGCCGCTCTGGTCGAGCTACCTCGTGAAGATCTACGCCTGGAAGCTGATCCTTGCGAAGGAGGGCATTCTCACCTGGCTGTTTACAAAGCTGCATCTCATCTGGCTTCTCGATGCCTGGCTCGCGATACCCTTTATCGGCGGCAACTCGCTCTCGGTCAGCTATACAGGCACCTTCATGGTCTTCGTCTATGTGTGGCTGCCCTTCATGATCCTGCCGATACAGGCGGCGCTCGAACGGGTATCCGGCAGTCTTGTCGAAGCCTCGGCCGATCTCGGCGCCCGTCCGCGCCAGACGTTTCGTCATGTACTGCTGCCGCTTGCGCTGCCGGGTATCGTCGCCGGCTCCATCTTCACCTTCTCGCTGACGCTCGGCGACTACATCATCCCGCAGATCATCGGCTCCTCCCGCCTCTTCATCGGGCAGGCGGTCTATGCGCAGCAAGGCACCGCCGGCAACCTGCCCCTCGCTGCCGCCTTCACGCTGGTCCCCATCGTCATCATGAGCGCCTACCTCTGGGCCGCCCGCCGCATGGGAGCTTTCGATGCGCTCTGA